CCCGAAGCCAGCTTCGACAGCGTGGCGGTGCTCGCGCAGCTCACCTCGCGTCTGTCCGAGCCCGATCAGGCACTGGTTGCCCGCGCTCTCGACTTCGCCCGCGACGAGCTTGCGCAGCAAAGAACCGCGGACGGGGAGCCGGCGCTCGACCACGCGGTGGGCACGGCCGGCGTTCTCACCGGGTTGCCCTTGGCCGGCAGTGCGGTCGCGGCAGCGCTCCTGCATGACATGCCGGACTTCATCGCGCGCAGCCAGGAGAAGCTGCGTGAAACGGTGAGTCCGGATGTGGCGAGCCTGGTCGACGGCGTGGCTCGCATGGGGCAGATTCAGGCGCTCACCGGCGGGGTTGCGGCCGGCACCGGGCGCGAGGACGGTGCGCAGCTCGAGGGGCTGCGCAAGATGCTGCTCGCCATGGTGCAGGACATCCGTGTCGTGCTGATCAAGCTGGCGGAGCAGACGCAACGTCTGCGCTTTCTGGTGAAGCGCGGCGAGGAAGACCGCCGCCGCGCGGCGGCCCGCGAAACACTGGACCTGCTGGCGCCGCTCGCGAACCGGCTCGGCGTCTGGCAGTTCAAGTGGGAGCTGGAGGACCTGTCTTTCCGCATCCTGGAGCCGGGCGTCTACAAGGATGTCGCGCGCCAGCTCGACGAGAAGCGGGTCGACCGCGAACGCTATATCGAGCAGGCCATCGCCACGCTCAAGGGCGAACTGGCCGCCGCGGGCATTGCCGCCGACATCAGTGGCCGGCCGAAGCACATCTACAGCATCTG
This window of the Betaproteobacteria bacterium genome carries:
- a CDS encoding bifunctional (p)ppGpp synthetase/guanosine-3',5'-bis(diphosphate) 3'-pyrophosphohydrolase; its protein translation is MSTASADPRAGPEASFDSVAVLAQLTSRLSEPDQALVARALDFARDELAQQRTADGEPALDHAVGTAGVLTGLPLAGSAVAAALLHDMPDFIARSQEKLRETVSPDVASLVDGVARMGQIQALTGGVAAGTGREDGAQLEGLRKMLLAMVQDIRVVLIKLAEQTQRLRFLVKRGEEDRRRAAARETLDLLAPLANRLGVWQFKWELEDLSFRILEPGVYKDVARQLDEKRVDRERYIEQAIATLKGELAAAGIAADISGRPKHIYSIWKKMRRKSVDFAEVYDARALRVLVPEVRDCYTALGIVHNLWVPLPREFDDYIAKPKPNGYRSLHTAVIGPDGRVLEVQIRTHDMHRHAELGVAAHWRYKEGGGRDSSYDDKIAWLRQILEWPDEVPDSAEIAAQFKTELFRDTVYVFTPQGQVIALPRGATPVDFAYHVHSELGHRCRGAKVNGAMVPLNYALSNGQRVEVLAAKSGGPS